Proteins from one Scyliorhinus canicula chromosome 6, sScyCan1.1, whole genome shotgun sequence genomic window:
- the LOC119967807 gene encoding death effector domain-containing protein-like has translation MADAKGSGQQWPDEQVNREHGLYSLHRMFQIVGAQLTHRDVRVLSFLFVDVIEDYERGMIRSGRDFFLALERQGRCDETNFRQVLQLLRIITRHDLLPYVTLKRRKTGRLAH, from the coding sequence ATGGCCGATGCCAAGGGGAGTGGCCAGCAGTGGCCGGACGAGCAGGTCAACAGGGAGCATGGTCTGTACTCCCTGCACCGGATGTTCCAGATTGTGGGCGCCCAGCTGACGCACAGGGATGTGCGGGTGCTCTCCTTCCTCTTCGTCGATGTCATCGAGGACTACGAGCGCGGCATGATCCGCAGCGGACGGGACTTCTTCCTCGCGCTGGAGCGCCAGGGCCGCTGCGACGAGACAAACTTCCGACAGGTGCTCCAGCTCCTGCGCATCATCACTCGGCATGATCTCCTGCCCTACGTCACGCTCAAACGCAGGAAGACAGGTAGGCTGGCCCACTGA